The Ictalurus furcatus strain D&B chromosome 5, Billie_1.0, whole genome shotgun sequence genome includes a region encoding these proteins:
- the foxp3b gene encoding forkhead box protein P1, whose protein sequence is MSQINRQSGRTRCVTDGDVPPILKEEQEDENYIPNKCDASLHSEENSPFQSAAKTTHTNLLLLESPQPTQNRPSVLCSTSLLPLEHTGFSQLSPKKCESAVKSGRKESSVSSSQAQTNQHKTPSTHMNSLIQSNVISSLFVNGRCRWPDCDEAFKEYPVFLKHLNNRHSWGEKTIAQWRVQEERVRQMESQLVQERQTLHAMQLHLRLTVHPRAALGWWSPLALPAPPSEEADGNVEWAINATGGHEYWPTATPHLLTDFVNSMECYKYVNIRPPYTYAFLIRCSILEAPDKQRALNEIYSWFIQRFFYFRHNTPTWKNAVRHNLSLHKCFVRVDGGKGAVWTVDEKEFQKRKGQRFNRDSLKWMTHFSHPPKVP, encoded by the exons ATGTCACAGATTAACAGACAGAGTGGCAGGACTAGGTGTGTAACGGATGGAGATGTGCCTCCAATTCTGAAAGAAGAGCAGGAGGATGAGAATTACATACCAAATAAGTGTGACGCCTCACTTCATTCTGAAGAAAACTCACCCTTTCAG agtgctgctaaaacaacacacacaaaccttcTTTTGCTAGAGAGTCCTCAGCCAACCCAGAACAGACCATCTGTGCTCTGTTCCACCTCTCTGCTACCTCTTG AACACACGGGTTTTTCTCAGCTCTCACCTAAAAAGTGTGAGTCAGCAGTAAAAAGTGGCAGAAAGGAGAGTTCTGTCAGTTCTAGTCAAGCACAAACTAATCAGCACAAAACCCCCAGCACTCACATGAACAG CCTTATCCAGTCAAATGTGATAAGTTCTCTGTTTGTCAATGGACGATGTCGCTGGCCTGATTGTGACGAAGCCTTCAAAGAGTATCCTGTTTTCCTGAA ACACCTGAACAACAGACACAGCTGGGGAGAAAAGACAATCGCACAGTGGAGAGTGCAGGAAGAAAGAGTGCGCCAAATGGAGAGTCAG CTTGTTCAGGAAAGACAGACGCTCCATGCCATGCAGCTCCATCTAAGACTGACTGTACACCCA AGAGCAGCTCTAGGCTGGTGGAGTCCGCTGGCACTGCCTGCACCCCCGTCTGAGGAGGCAGATGGAAATGTAGAGTGGGCCATCAATGCCACAGGGGGCCACGAATACTGGCCCACAGCCACCCCCCACCTACTGACAG ATTTTGTCAACAGTATGGAATGCTACAAATATGTCAATATCAGACCTCCGTATACTTATGCTTTTCTTATTAGATGT TCAATACTGGAGGCACCCGATAAGCAAAGGgctctgaatgagatctacagcTGGTTCATTCAAAGGTTCTTTTACTTCCGTCACAACACTCCCACATGGAAG AACGCAGTCCGTCACAACCTCAGCCTCCATAAGTGCTTCGTGCGGGTGGATGGAGGAAAAGGCGCTGTGTGGACTGTGGATGAAAAGGAGTTTCAGAAGAGAAAGGGCCAAAGGTTTAACAG ggattcTTTGAAATGGATGACTCATTTCTCTCATCCCCCCAAAGTGCCCTAA